The following nucleotide sequence is from Thermomicrobiales bacterium.
GTCAGTCCCGCTATTGCCGAGCTTCGAGAGCGCATCGCGCATCTCGAAGGTCCGGGGGGACGTGCGCGCTCGGTTCTGCCCTTCGGCCTGAAAGACATCGACCGAAGGCTTCCGGGAGGAGGGCTGGGGCTTGGCTGTCTGCATGAGGTGGCGGGCGGCGGCAATGGCGCCGTGGATGGGGCTGCGGCCGCGCTGTTTACGGCCGGGATCGCGGCGCGCACCAAGGGCAAGGTGCTCTGGGTGGTCACGCGGCCCGATCTCTTCGCACCGGCGATCGCCCAGGCCGGACTTGCGCCCGACCGGGTGATCCATGTCGAGGCCGGCGACGAGAAGGCGTTGCTCGCCTGTTTCGAGGAAGGGTTGCGTCATGGCGGGCTTGGCGCTGTCGTCGCCGAAACCGCGCGCCTGTCGATGCCCGCCTCGCGCCGCCTTCAGCTCGCGGCCGAGAGCTCCAACACGATCGGTCTGGCGCTGCGCCGGTGGCGCCGGCAGACCGAGGCCGGGGATTTCGGGCAACCAACGGCGAGCGTCAGCCGCTGGCGGGTGTCCGTCCTGCCGTCGCGGCCCTTGCCGGTGCCCGGTTTGGGCCGCGCCCGCTGGCTGGTCGAGCTCATCCGGTGCCGCGCCGGCGAAAGTGCAGATTTTGAAGTGGAGGCATGCGATGACACGGGTCGTCTCGCTCTTCCTTCCGAGGTGGCCGACAGATCGCCTCAGAAGGAAATCGGGCGACGCATCGCCTCCGGATGATGCGCCGCTCGTCATGGCGGGACGGACCGGCCGCCGCCGACTGATCACCGCGCTCGATGCCAATGCCGAAGGGCTTGGCGTGCGGATCGGCATGGCCGTCACCAAGGCGCAAGCCCTGGTGCCGGGACTGATCATTGCCGATTCCGATCCCGCCGCGGAGACCGAGGGCCTGACCAAGCTGGCGCTCTGGGCGCTGCAGCGGATTTCGCCCGTGGTGATGGCCGATCCGCCCGATGGGCTGGTGATCGATACGACCGGCGCCGATCATCTGCATGGCGGCGAGGCGGCCATGCTTGCCGATATGATCAAGCGTTTTGCCGCCTCCGGCGTTGAGGCGCGCGCGGCAGTCGCCGATACCTGGGGCGCGGCCCATGCCGCGGCGCGGTTTATCGCGCGGCCAGCCATCATCGTTCCGCCCGGCGAGGGCGAGGCGATGCTTCGGACCCTGCCGCTGCAGGCGCTCCGCCTCGATCCCGGGCCGGTGTCCGGCCTGCGCACCCTCGGGTTCGAGACGGTGGGCGAGCTCCTCGATCAGCCGCGCGCGCCTCTGGCGCTGCGGTTCGGCCCGGAGATCGGGCGAAGGCTGGACCAGGCGCTTGGCCGGATCGCGGAACCCGTCGATCCCGTCCGGTCGCCCGAGCTGATCGAAGCGCGCAAGGTTTTTGGGGAGCCGATCGGCGCCGCCGAAACCATCGCGCGCTATATCGCAAAACTGGTCGATGCCCTTTGCGTCGAACTCGAGAAAGCCGGGCGTGGCGCGCGGCGACTCGATCTCCTGTTTCACCGGGTCGATAACACCATGCAATTCATCCGGATCGGCATGGCACAGCCGGTGCGCGATCCCAAACGCCTGACCCGGCTCTTCCGAGACAAGCTGGAAACCGTCGATCCGGGGTTCGGGATCGAGATCATGGTGCTGATCGCCATCCAGACCGAGCCGGTGCGCGAGAAGCAGACGATCTCATCCCTTGTCGAGGAACCCGAACCCGATGTCTCCGACCTCGTCGACGTGCTCGCCAACCGGGTTGGAGAAAACCGGCTCTGCCGCTTCGTGCCGGTCCAAAGCGATGTGCCCGAGCGATCCGTCGCGCGCATCCCGCCGCTGGCGCCGGAGACCGGGCTGACCTGGGAGGGCGACTGGCCGCGTCCGCCGCGGCTCCTGCCCCGGCCCGAGCCCGTCGAGACCATGGCGCTCTTGCCCGACCATCCGCCCGTCTGGTTCACCTGGCGCGGCGTGCGCCGCCGCGTCCGCCGCGCCGACGGTCCGGAACGCATCCGCGGCGAGTGGTGGAAACGCGATGCCGAGCTGACAACCGTGCGGGATTATTTCCGGGTCGAGGACGAGACCGGCGAGCGCTACTGGCTTTTCCGGTCGGGCGACGGCGAGCATGAGGACAGCGGCTCGCAACGCTGGTTTCTGCACGGGATCTTTGGATGAGCGGGCCGCGCTATGCCGAATTGCAGGTGACGACGCATTTCTCGTTTCTGCGCGGCGCCAGCAGTTGCGACCAGCTCTTCGCACGCGCCGCCGAACTCGGCATCGAAGCGCTCGGCGTCGTCGATCGAAACTCGCTGGCCGGTGTCGTCCGGGCGCTCGAAGCGTCCCGGCAGACCGGCGTCCGGCTCGTCGTCGGCTGCCGCCTCGACCTCGCCGACACCCTGCCGGTCCTGGTCTATCCGACCGACCGGCCGGCCTATGCCCGACTTTGCCGTTTGCTGTCGCTCGGCAAAGGCCGCGCGGGCAAGGGAAAATGTCATCTCGAATGGGCCGATCTGGTGGCATACGGGGAGGGCTTGATCGCGGTCCTCGTGCCGAACCGCGCAAATGATGACTGCGCGCTGCATCTGAGACGGTTGCGGGAAGCCTTCGGCGACCGCGCCTATCTGGCGCTGACGCTGCGCCGACGGCCCAACGATCAGCTCCGCCTCTGGCAGCTCTCGAACCTGGCCGCCGCGGCGCGGGTTCCGACCGTCGTCACCAATGACGTGCTCTTCCATGAGGTGGGCCGACAGCTCATGCAGGATGTCGTCACAGCCATCCGGCACAATGTCACCATCGACGAGCTCGGCCATCGCCGCGAGCGGTTCGCCGATCGCTTTCTCAAACCGCCGGAGGAGATGCACCGGCTGTTCGATCGCTACCCCGAAGCGCTCGCCCGCACGACCGAGATCATGGACCGCTGCCGGTTTGCGCTCGAGGAGCTCGCTTATCAATACCCGGAGGAGAAGCTCTTTCCGGACCTCTCGCCGCAACAGGCGCTCGAAAAGCTCACCTGGGAAGGGGCCGCCGAGCGTTACCCCGAAGGCCTGCCCGACAAGGTGCGGGCCAATCTCGATCACGAGCTGGCGCTGATCGAGAAGCTGGACTACGCGCCGTATTTCCTGACGGTGAACGCGATCGTGCGCTTCGCCCGCTCAAAAGACATTCTCTGTCAGGGCAGGGGATCGGCCGCAAATTCGGCCGTCTGCTATGTCCTCGGCGTCACCTCGGTCGATCCGGATCGCAACGACCTTCTCTTCGAACGCTTCGTGTCGGAGGAACGGCGGGAGCCGCCAGACATCGATGTCGATTTTGAGCACGAACGGCGCGAGGAAGTG
It contains:
- a CDS encoding ImuA family protein; translated protein: MPSHSVSPAIAELRERIAHLEGPGGRARSVLPFGLKDIDRRLPGGGLGLGCLHEVAGGGNGAVDGAAAALFTAGIAARTKGKVLWVVTRPDLFAPAIAQAGLAPDRVIHVEAGDEKALLACFEEGLRHGGLGAVVAETARLSMPASRRLQLAAESSNTIGLALRRWRRQTEAGDFGQPTASVSRWRVSVLPSRPLPVPGLGRARWLVELIRCRAGESADFEVEACDDTGRLALPSEVADRSPQKEIGRRIASG
- a CDS encoding DNA polymerase Y family protein; the encoded protein is MTRVVSLFLPRWPTDRLRRKSGDASPPDDAPLVMAGRTGRRRLITALDANAEGLGVRIGMAVTKAQALVPGLIIADSDPAAETEGLTKLALWALQRISPVVMADPPDGLVIDTTGADHLHGGEAAMLADMIKRFAASGVEARAAVADTWGAAHAAARFIARPAIIVPPGEGEAMLRTLPLQALRLDPGPVSGLRTLGFETVGELLDQPRAPLALRFGPEIGRRLDQALGRIAEPVDPVRSPELIEARKVFGEPIGAAETIARYIAKLVDALCVELEKAGRGARRLDLLFHRVDNTMQFIRIGMAQPVRDPKRLTRLFRDKLETVDPGFGIEIMVLIAIQTEPVREKQTISSLVEEPEPDVSDLVDVLANRVGENRLCRFVPVQSDVPERSVARIPPLAPETGLTWEGDWPRPPRLLPRPEPVETMALLPDHPPVWFTWRGVRRRVRRADGPERIRGEWWKRDAELTTVRDYFRVEDETGERYWLFRSGDGEHEDSGSQRWFLHGIFG